A genomic stretch from Thermostichus vulcanus str. 'Rupite' includes:
- a CDS encoding proteasome-type protease — protein MTYCLGIITRSGLVMAADSRTNAGVDYVSTYQKLFDFSLPEERVILICTSGNLSITQSVLTEIQRDLRQQETLNLHTLPNLYDIARYLGSKIRLIQEQDRPWLEKDGIDAQCSLLLGGQVRGENPSLYLIYNQGNCIQATPETPFLQVGETKYGKPILDRTLSYETSLEDAAKCALLSIDSTMKSNISVGPPIDLVMVQADHLKVSHRLRLRTGDPYLAKMRKLWESSLKQAFDQMPPIEWAYQDPQDQEELID, from the coding sequence ATGACCTACTGCCTTGGCATCATCACGCGCTCTGGGTTGGTGATGGCCGCAGATTCCCGCACCAATGCAGGGGTTGATTACGTCTCCACCTACCAAAAATTGTTCGATTTCTCCTTACCAGAAGAGCGGGTGATCTTGATCTGCACCTCCGGCAACCTCTCCATTACCCAGAGCGTTCTCACCGAGATTCAGCGGGATCTGCGCCAACAGGAAACCCTCAACCTGCATACCCTCCCCAACCTCTACGACATTGCCCGCTACCTGGGATCCAAAATTCGCCTCATTCAAGAGCAAGACCGCCCCTGGCTGGAAAAAGATGGCATCGATGCCCAATGCAGCCTGCTGCTGGGGGGACAGGTACGCGGCGAAAATCCATCCCTCTACCTGATTTACAACCAGGGCAACTGCATTCAGGCCACCCCCGAAACCCCCTTTTTGCAGGTGGGGGAAACCAAATATGGCAAACCGATCCTGGATCGTACCCTCTCCTACGAAACCTCCCTGGAGGACGCTGCCAAATGCGCCCTCCTCTCCATCGACTCCACCATGAAATCCAACATTTCCGTTGGCCCCCCGATCGATCTGGTGATGGTACAAGCTGATCATCTGAAAGTAAGCCATCGCCTGCGCCTGCGCACTGGGGATCCCTACCTGGCCAAAATGCGCAAACTGTGGGAAAGTTCCCTCAAACAAGCCTTCGACCAAATGCCACCGATTGAGTGGGCCTACCAGGATCCCCAAGATCAAGAGGAACTGATCGACTGA
- a CDS encoding DUF697 domain-containing protein has product MARRNTLQDDLNYQQAKRSLRQWVAQLDLQPQEAVGMEAELQSLQTLLDKLETEVIHIAAFGLVGRGKSSLLNALLGESVFETGPTHGVTRSQQAAAWKVSWETRPKTQAEPVTVQGSYLPPASVQSVQVTRWQGSRLELIDTPGLDEVDGETRAQLAQAVAQRADLILFVICGDLTRVEFEALAALREAGKPMLLVFNKIDQYPEADRQAIYDKIRNERVRQILSPDEIVMVAASPRVPRLVQRPDGSFGAQLEVGSPQVDALRLKILEVLHREGRSLLALNALLFADRLNQQVIERKLASRSEQAQDLIGSAARTKALAVALNPITLLDSLGGLAIDVALILRLSRLYGLPMSTQGATQLLQKIILSMLSLGAGEWVALLGLGSLKTLLGGAVPFSGGFSLGAYTSVALTQAVLAGFSCYAIGESTRHYLTQGASWGPEGPKAAIAQILADLDEASITARIREEIREKMGSALT; this is encoded by the coding sequence ATGGCCCGTCGCAACACCCTCCAAGACGACCTTAACTACCAGCAAGCCAAGCGCAGTCTCCGCCAGTGGGTGGCTCAACTGGACTTGCAACCCCAAGAAGCGGTGGGCATGGAAGCCGAGTTGCAGAGCCTGCAAACCCTCCTAGACAAGCTGGAAACGGAAGTGATTCATATTGCCGCCTTTGGCCTGGTGGGACGGGGCAAATCCTCTCTGCTCAATGCCCTGCTGGGGGAGTCGGTGTTTGAAACGGGGCCAACCCATGGTGTAACCCGCAGCCAACAAGCCGCCGCCTGGAAAGTCAGTTGGGAAACCCGTCCCAAAACCCAAGCGGAGCCGGTGACTGTCCAGGGATCCTACCTACCCCCGGCCTCGGTTCAATCGGTGCAGGTGACCCGTTGGCAGGGATCCCGTCTGGAGCTGATCGACACCCCTGGCCTTGATGAAGTGGATGGAGAAACCCGCGCCCAATTGGCCCAAGCGGTGGCGCAGCGGGCGGATTTGATCCTGTTTGTGATCTGTGGCGACTTGACACGGGTAGAGTTTGAGGCACTGGCGGCCCTACGGGAGGCAGGCAAACCGATGCTGCTGGTATTCAATAAAATCGACCAGTACCCTGAGGCGGATCGGCAGGCCATCTACGACAAAATCCGCAACGAACGGGTACGACAGATTCTTTCCCCTGATGAAATTGTGATGGTGGCGGCCTCCCCCCGCGTTCCCCGCCTGGTGCAAAGACCGGATGGTAGCTTCGGGGCGCAGTTGGAGGTGGGATCCCCGCAGGTGGATGCTTTGCGGCTGAAGATCCTGGAAGTTTTGCATCGGGAAGGGCGTTCGCTGCTGGCCCTGAATGCGCTGCTGTTTGCGGATCGTTTGAATCAGCAGGTGATTGAACGGAAGTTGGCAAGCCGCTCTGAGCAAGCACAAGACCTGATTGGCTCCGCAGCACGAACCAAAGCGCTGGCGGTAGCTCTCAACCCGATCACCCTGCTGGATAGCTTGGGGGGTTTGGCCATCGATGTAGCTCTGATCCTACGGCTGTCTCGTCTGTACGGGTTGCCCATGAGCACCCAGGGGGCGACTCAGCTGCTGCAAAAGATCATCCTCAGCATGCTCAGCCTCGGGGCCGGAGAATGGGTGGCCCTGTTGGGGTTGGGATCCCTGAAAACCTTGCTAGGGGGAGCCGTTCCCTTCAGTGGGGGATTTTCCTTGGGGGCCTATACCTCGGTGGCTCTTACCCAGGCGGTGTTGGCCGGGTTTTCCTGCTATGCGATTGGCGAATCGACCCGCCACTACCTCACCCAAGGGGCCAGTTGGGGGCCAGAGGGTCCCAAAGCCGCCATTGCCCAGATTTTGGCCGACTTAGACGAAGCCTCGATTACCGCCCGCATCCGCGAAGAAATCCGCGAGAAAATGGGATCCGCTCTCACCTAA
- a CDS encoding DUF427 domain-containing protein has product MPKAIWNGVVLAESEHYETVEGNIYFPPESLHQEYFQPSSTHTTCPWKGVASYYNLVVNGQENKDAAWYYPDPKPAAANIRGYVAFWKGVKVEA; this is encoded by the coding sequence ATGCCCAAGGCGATTTGGAACGGAGTGGTATTGGCAGAAAGTGAACACTACGAAACGGTGGAAGGTAACATCTATTTTCCGCCAGAATCGCTGCATCAGGAGTATTTTCAGCCCAGTTCTACCCACACCACCTGCCCCTGGAAAGGAGTGGCCAGCTACTACAACCTGGTGGTCAACGGTCAGGAAAACAAAGATGCCGCCTGGTACTACCCGGATCCCAAGCCTGCCGCCGCCAACATCCGCGGTTACGTGGCCTTTTGGAAAGGGGTAAAGGTGGAAGCCTAG
- a CDS encoding TolB family protein, which translates to MTGLSLLLLGCTPAGFRTPRPSLTNSGLNSIYPDGEPAFNGDGRYLVFSSARSGSQDIFLYDTQERRLVDLPGLNSSDVATTSPDISADGRYIVYVSNALGKSEIFLYDRQTRNVQNISSRVAGDVRNPTISGDGRFIAFESNGQGQWHIEIFDRGPQASSRPSPAPSPDSNANP; encoded by the coding sequence TTGACCGGACTGAGCCTGCTGCTGCTCGGCTGTACCCCTGCGGGCTTTCGCACCCCCAGGCCCAGTCTGACCAACAGCGGCCTGAACAGCATTTACCCGGATGGGGAACCTGCTTTTAACGGTGACGGTCGCTATTTGGTGTTTTCCTCCGCTCGCAGTGGCAGTCAGGATATTTTCCTATACGACACCCAGGAGCGGCGCCTTGTGGATTTGCCTGGTCTCAACTCCAGCGATGTGGCCACCACCTCCCCGGATATCAGTGCTGATGGCCGCTACATTGTCTATGTATCGAATGCACTGGGCAAATCGGAAATTTTTCTTTACGACCGCCAAACCCGCAACGTCCAAAACATCAGTAGCCGGGTGGCCGGCGATGTGCGCAACCCCACCATCAGTGGCGATGGCCGCTTTATCGCCTTCGAGAGCAACGGCCAAGGGCAGTGGCACATCGAGATTTTTGATCGGGGGCCTCAGGCCAGTTCCCGCCCATCCCCTGCTCCCTCTCCGGATTCCAACGCCAATCCCTGA
- the ribD gene encoding bifunctional diaminohydroxyphosphoribosylaminopyrimidine deaminase/5-amino-6-(5-phosphoribosylamino)uracil reductase RibD: MASKTQEVDERFLRRALQLAERARGHTYPNPIVGAVAVKNGRILGEGYHPRPGEAHAEVLALQQAGEEARGSTVYVSLEPCDHFGRTPPCSLALIAAGVARVEVAAREENPLARGGMARLRAAGIEVAVGLLEKEAREQNEVFFTVQKTGRPFVLLKAALTLDGKVATPSGDARFVSSPASRRVAQAYRQWLPAVVVGVGTVLADDPALTVRDPDFRPFPLMLEPPPLRDPVKVVLDTAARTPPTARLFQPGPRGETARCLILVGQGAPKERILALERAGARVVELPREGSKVSLEAALRVFQEEGLDGVLLEGGPRLASAFLERGWVDKLALFLAPKLLGEGRSLLEGGKVLEHMAEAKRLSLARREELGEDLWLEAYPTTE, translated from the coding sequence TTGGCCAGCAAAACACAGGAAGTGGATGAGCGTTTTCTCCGTAGAGCTCTGCAGCTGGCAGAACGGGCTCGCGGCCACACCTACCCCAACCCGATCGTGGGGGCGGTGGCGGTCAAGAATGGCCGAATCCTGGGGGAAGGCTATCACCCCCGGCCAGGAGAGGCCCATGCTGAGGTGCTGGCGTTGCAGCAGGCGGGGGAAGAAGCCAGGGGGAGTACGGTTTACGTCTCTCTAGAGCCCTGCGACCACTTTGGCCGCACGCCTCCCTGCTCTCTGGCCCTCATCGCAGCGGGGGTGGCTCGGGTAGAAGTGGCGGCTCGGGAGGAGAACCCCTTAGCTCGTGGCGGAATGGCACGACTGAGGGCAGCGGGAATAGAAGTAGCCGTGGGGCTTCTGGAAAAAGAGGCCCGCGAACAAAACGAGGTCTTTTTCACCGTACAGAAGACGGGTCGCCCCTTTGTTCTCCTGAAGGCTGCCTTGACCCTGGATGGCAAGGTGGCTACCCCTTCCGGGGATGCCCGTTTCGTCTCTTCCCCAGCAAGCCGCCGTGTTGCCCAGGCGTATCGTCAGTGGCTTCCTGCAGTTGTGGTGGGGGTAGGAACGGTCTTGGCGGATGACCCAGCCCTGACCGTGCGGGATCCCGATTTCCGTCCCTTCCCGCTGATGCTGGAGCCGCCGCCGCTCCGGGATCCCGTCAAGGTGGTTTTGGACACTGCAGCCCGTACCCCCCCAACAGCCCGGCTCTTTCAGCCAGGCCCCCGCGGGGAGACAGCCCGTTGCTTGATTTTGGTGGGACAGGGGGCACCCAAGGAGCGGATCCTTGCCTTAGAAAGGGCAGGGGCCCGAGTGGTGGAGTTGCCTCGGGAAGGGAGCAAGGTGAGCCTAGAAGCCGCCTTGAGGGTTTTTCAGGAGGAGGGGCTAGACGGAGTGTTGCTGGAGGGGGGCCCTCGGCTGGCCAGTGCTTTCCTGGAGAGAGGCTGGGTCGATAAGCTGGCCCTTTTTTTGGCCCCCAAGCTGCTGGGCGAGGGCAGAAGCTTGCTGGAGGGGGGAAAAGTTCTGGAGCACATGGCGGAAGCCAAAAGGCTGAGCCTGGCCCGCCGAGAAGAGCTGGGGGAAGACCTTTGGTTGGAAGCCTATCCAACGACGGAGTAG
- a CDS encoding pentapeptide repeat-containing protein — MDAKDLLRLYRSGRTNFTGENFAALDLSRVDLIGVDLSGANLHNANLIFAYLGRVKLQKANLAGAKLSGANLSQADLSDADLRDAQLHGTTLQGADLHGANLTLALLNDANLLDADLRWVNLTSANLLGACLRGANFRLDSRRHAVLRSANLSRADLSGANLSGADLTRADLSGANLREASLLGANLSGANLQRACLRGAILSETDLSGVSFLGADMQGVQMARVNLKEGMLSQVNLTEANLSEADLGGADLSASCLYSAKLARADLSRANLAGADLRYASLVDAYLGRTNLENADLSHAILTRADLSTANLIGANLQGATMPDGRVN; from the coding sequence ATGGATGCCAAAGATCTGCTCCGGTTGTACCGGTCAGGGCGTACCAACTTTACAGGTGAAAATTTTGCTGCGCTTGACCTGAGTCGAGTTGATCTGATTGGGGTCGATCTCTCCGGTGCCAATCTACACAATGCCAACCTGATCTTTGCCTATCTGGGGCGGGTCAAGCTGCAAAAAGCCAATTTGGCAGGGGCCAAATTAAGCGGGGCCAACCTCAGTCAAGCGGATTTGAGCGATGCGGATCTCAGGGATGCCCAACTGCACGGCACCACCCTACAGGGGGCAGACTTGCATGGAGCCAACCTAACATTGGCCCTGTTGAACGATGCCAACCTTCTGGATGCGGATTTGCGGTGGGTGAACCTCACCAGTGCCAATCTGCTGGGGGCTTGTTTGCGCGGGGCCAACTTTCGTCTGGATAGCCGCCGTCATGCCGTGTTGCGCAGTGCGAATCTCAGCCGTGCTGACCTGAGTGGGGCCAATTTGTCAGGGGCAGACTTAACCCGGGCTGACTTGAGTGGAGCCAATCTGCGGGAGGCCAGTTTGCTAGGGGCCAATCTGAGTGGGGCCAATTTGCAGCGAGCCTGTTTGCGCGGGGCCATCCTCAGCGAGACCGACCTGAGCGGAGTGTCCTTCTTGGGGGCAGATATGCAGGGGGTGCAGATGGCGCGAGTGAACCTCAAAGAGGGGATGCTGAGCCAAGTCAACCTCACTGAAGCCAATCTGAGTGAAGCGGATTTGGGTGGGGCCGATCTTTCCGCCAGTTGCCTGTACTCGGCCAAATTGGCACGGGCGGATTTGAGCCGAGCTAACCTGGCGGGGGCAGATTTGAGATACGCCAGTCTGGTGGACGCCTATCTGGGTCGTACCAATTTAGAAAATGCCGACCTGAGTCATGCTATCCTCACCCGCGCTGATCTGAGCACAGCCAACTTGATTGGGGCTAACCTGCAAGGGGCAACCATGCCAGATGGACGGGTGAATTGA
- a CDS encoding sensor histidine kinase, whose product MNSYRLPSLLQSLWADLPLPEWLPAAGERSWQQTVAALIQLWQEVGQFGVVLSGPVSWLPPWVIRDPLPQLPVRIDTLETTLETALKPRDPAREAPWLFTPDLSPESILTPGQTVIPLLPRDPLVEEPFLLVLTPVFSAVAAQGHHPHTRQTGMMISFEPEVVHRAWQSLEQRVQQGRPDRLPLWQSLAKHYPLMNPHVRVLARFSSLLLLGNLAESGSQPARLPPATPTTTGRTTEVVASPDSELGEPEASSPSEALPKNSVSRSAAASKSPAQPNPPPHPDNGLSEAELLRALIHEVQTPLSTIRTLASLILKRSDLPPRVRDYAEKIDRECTEQINRFGLFFQATETVMPTTEAREGHRLQLEPIALVDLVRQNLPRWQEQVERRGSQFDLEIPDELPDVVSDPKALEAVLFGMIDRIARSTPAGSRIRAQLVSAGDLVKLQFQVDTPESGIPTAATEAKSPQAIGQLLVLQPDTGAVSLSIPVTQTLFRALGGYLTVRHRAHQGEVLNIYLPRQL is encoded by the coding sequence GTGAATAGCTATCGCTTGCCGTCCTTATTGCAGTCGCTGTGGGCTGATTTACCTTTGCCGGAGTGGTTACCTGCTGCGGGAGAGCGCTCTTGGCAGCAGACGGTGGCCGCTCTCATTCAGCTTTGGCAGGAGGTAGGCCAGTTTGGGGTGGTGCTCAGTGGGCCAGTTTCTTGGTTACCCCCTTGGGTGATACGGGATCCCCTGCCACAACTGCCGGTACGCATCGACACGTTAGAAACAACGTTAGAAACAGCCCTAAAACCGCGGGATCCGGCCCGAGAAGCCCCCTGGCTCTTTACCCCGGATCTGTCGCCTGAGTCGATCTTGACTCCTGGTCAGACGGTGATCCCCCTATTGCCTCGGGATCCCCTGGTAGAGGAGCCTTTTTTGCTGGTACTTACCCCCGTTTTCTCGGCTGTAGCCGCCCAAGGACATCATCCCCACACACGGCAGACAGGCATGATGATATCCTTTGAGCCGGAAGTGGTACATCGAGCCTGGCAGAGCTTGGAACAACGGGTTCAGCAAGGCCGACCGGATCGATTGCCATTGTGGCAAAGCTTGGCCAAGCACTATCCGCTGATGAATCCCCATGTGCGGGTTTTGGCACGGTTCAGCAGCTTGCTCCTTTTGGGGAACTTGGCAGAATCAGGATCCCAGCCCGCTCGTTTGCCCCCAGCCACCCCCACCACAACCGGCAGAACCACCGAAGTGGTGGCTTCCCCAGATTCGGAACTTGGCGAGCCAGAGGCCAGCTCCCCCTCGGAAGCCCTACCCAAGAACTCCGTCAGTCGCTCGGCGGCAGCGTCAAAGTCTCCCGCACAACCCAACCCACCTCCCCACCCCGACAATGGTCTTTCTGAAGCGGAATTGTTGCGGGCTTTGATCCATGAGGTACAAACGCCTCTGAGCACCATTCGCACCTTGGCCAGCTTGATTTTGAAACGATCCGACTTACCCCCCCGCGTGCGGGACTATGCCGAGAAGATTGACCGCGAGTGTACAGAGCAAATTAACCGCTTTGGCCTGTTCTTCCAAGCCACCGAAACGGTGATGCCTACCACCGAGGCACGGGAGGGGCACCGCTTACAACTGGAACCGATTGCTTTGGTGGATTTGGTGCGACAAAATCTACCCCGCTGGCAGGAACAGGTGGAACGACGGGGATCCCAGTTTGATCTGGAGATTCCGGATGAGTTACCGGATGTGGTCAGTGATCCGAAGGCGTTGGAAGCGGTGCTGTTTGGCATGATCGACCGCATTGCCCGCAGCACTCCAGCTGGTAGCCGGATTCGGGCTCAGTTGGTCAGCGCTGGGGACTTGGTCAAACTCCAATTTCAGGTGGATACTCCGGAGAGCGGGATCCCTACTGCCGCCACAGAAGCCAAATCCCCACAGGCCATTGGTCAGTTGTTGGTCTTGCAGCCGGATACAGGCGCGGTCAGCCTCAGCATTCCTGTCACCCAGACCCTGTTTCGGGCCTTGGGGGGCTATTTAACCGTGCGCCATCGCGCCCATCAGGGGGAGGTTCTCAACATCTACTTGCCCCGCCAGCTCTAA
- a CDS encoding sensor histidine kinase: MPRARKGVQQEREPESAWGAEGGGDPLTTPSAITFSSQQLSTLLHEVRNPLTALNTLAKLLQKRLPPEDRNHWIGLSIEQECKHLQDLLLEFERSDGIPATLQLQPLALADVLQEWIPVYQAVAETQGHHFQAEIPSHLPEIQADPRALRQILDNLIDNAYKYTPSPGQIQLRVEPQPHNTPTRVEVSICDSGPGIHPENLERIFDPFFRADPSKPGQGLGLAISRDLATQMGGQLQVDSSGHREPGQQGSCFRLSLPLA; this comes from the coding sequence ATGCCAAGAGCCAGGAAAGGTGTTCAACAAGAGCGAGAGCCGGAGTCCGCGTGGGGAGCTGAGGGGGGAGGAGATCCCCTGACAACCCCATCAGCTATAACCTTCTCTTCGCAGCAGCTCTCCACCTTGTTACACGAGGTGCGCAATCCCTTGACCGCCTTAAATACCTTGGCCAAGTTACTGCAAAAACGCCTGCCCCCAGAGGATCGCAACCACTGGATTGGTCTCAGCATCGAACAGGAGTGTAAGCATTTACAGGATTTGTTGCTGGAATTTGAGCGCTCGGATGGGATCCCCGCCACCCTGCAGCTACAGCCTCTCGCCTTGGCCGATGTGCTGCAGGAGTGGATCCCGGTCTATCAAGCTGTGGCGGAAACCCAGGGACACCACTTTCAAGCGGAGATCCCCTCGCATTTGCCCGAGATCCAGGCGGATCCGCGAGCACTGCGACAAATCCTGGACAATCTGATCGACAATGCCTACAAGTACACCCCTAGCCCTGGCCAGATTCAACTGAGGGTTGAGCCACAACCCCACAACACTCCCACGCGGGTGGAAGTTTCCATTTGCGACAGCGGCCCTGGCATTCACCCTGAGAATTTGGAACGGATTTTCGATCCCTTCTTTCGGGCGGATCCCTCCAAGCCAGGACAGGGATTGGGGTTGGCCATCAGCCGCGACCTCGCCACTCAGATGGGGGGGCAACTGCAGGTGGATAGCTCGGGCCACCGAGAGCCTGGCCAACAGGGATCCTGTTTCCGCCTGAGCCTACCTTTGGCCTAA
- a CDS encoding response regulator transcription factor, translated as MPKNSIPPNRSSMAAAEAPARVMLVDDEPGLRDAVQAYLEDSGFEVIPAAHPQQALQLLSTTQPQLIISDIMMPGIDGYQFLAQLRQLEPYSHLPVVFLTAKGMTADRIQGYRAGVDAYLPKPFDPEELVAIVSNLIERSRSANPSEVVARELASIRALLSERAPALDSPPHPPTSTPLPPPIKVEFTPREQQVLEKVAEGLMNKEIAKQLQTSVRNVEKYVTRLLNKTGTSSRTELVRYALTYGLISL; from the coding sequence ATGCCCAAAAACTCCATTCCACCAAACCGTTCGTCCATGGCAGCTGCTGAAGCACCGGCGCGGGTGATGTTGGTGGATGATGAACCGGGCTTGCGGGATGCGGTGCAAGCTTACCTAGAAGATAGTGGATTTGAGGTGATCCCAGCTGCTCACCCCCAACAGGCTCTGCAACTGCTCAGCACCACCCAGCCGCAACTGATTATCTCTGACATCATGATGCCAGGCATTGACGGCTATCAGTTTTTGGCACAACTGCGGCAGCTGGAGCCCTATAGCCATCTACCTGTGGTGTTTCTGACCGCCAAGGGGATGACTGCCGATCGCATTCAGGGGTATCGGGCCGGGGTCGATGCCTATTTGCCCAAGCCCTTCGATCCTGAAGAGCTGGTGGCCATCGTCTCCAATTTGATCGAGCGCTCTCGCTCAGCCAATCCTTCGGAGGTAGTAGCACGGGAGCTGGCCTCGATTCGTGCCCTGCTGTCGGAACGAGCCCCGGCTCTGGACAGCCCCCCTCATCCCCCTACTTCTACCCCCTTGCCCCCGCCGATCAAGGTGGAATTTACGCCGCGAGAACAGCAGGTGTTGGAGAAGGTGGCAGAAGGACTGATGAACAAAGAGATCGCTAAACAACTGCAAACCAGTGTGCGCAATGTCGAGAAATACGTGACCCGATTGTTGAACAAAACTGGCACCAGCAGTCGCACTGAGCTGGTTCGCTACGCCCTCACCTATGGCTTGATTAGTTTGTGA